GAACAGTCGGCTTTTTAGTTCTGCATATTCCATATATTTCAAGTGTAGATTTCGGAAAATTCGAAAAAGAGTTAATTGAGCGACAAGTTAAAATGGAGGTGTTAAGACATGGGTAAATCATTTAGTGAAATTATAAATGAAATGATTACAATGCCTAATATTCAGTGGCCAGAAGTTTGGACTGCAATAGTCGAAACACTATACATGACAGTCGTCTCAACTATATTTGCATTTATACTTGGTCTTATTTTAGGTGTGTTATTATTCTTGTCTGCTAAAGGTAAGTCTATCGGTGCAAGGTTATTTTATTCTATCGTTTCTTTCATTGTTAACTTATTTAGAGCGATACCATTTATTATTTTAATTTTATTATTAATTCCATTTACAAGTTTGATACTTGGAACGATAAGTGGTCCGACAGGTGCGTTACCAGCCTTGATCATTGGCGCAGCACCGTTTTATGCAAGGCTCGTAGAAATTGCTTTTAAAGAAATTGATAAAGGTGTCATCGAAGCGGCTTGGTCAATGGGCGCTAATACTTGGACAGTAATTCGTAAAGTCCTTTTACCTGAAGCTATGCCAGCGCTAGTGTCTGGCATTACAGTTACAGCAATCGCTTTAGTTGGTTCAACAGCAGTTGCAGGTGTAATTGGTGCCGGTGGTTTAGGAAATTTAGCATACTTAACAGGTTTCACTCGAAATCAAAATGATGTCATTTTAGTATCAACAGTTTTTATTTTAATTATTGTATTTATAATCCAATTCATTGGGGATTGGCTTACAAATAAACTTGATAAACGATAAATTGGGGGTTTCATTTTATGAAAAAATTATTTGGTCTTATTTTAGTATTAACATTTGCAGTTGTATTAGCAGCTTGCGGTAATGGAAACAAAAGTGGCAGTGACGACAAGAAAATAACAGTAGGTGCTTCACCAGCACCACATGCTGAAATTTTAGAAAAAGCAAAACCATTATTAGAGAAAAAAGGTTATGAACTAGATATTAAAACAATTAACGATTACACTACACCTAATAAATTACTAGACAAAGGTGAAATTGACGCAAACTATTTCCAACATACACCATATTTAAACACAGAGAAAAAGGATAAAGGTTACAAAATCGTAAGTGCCGGTGATGTTCACTTAGAACCTATGGCTGTATACTCTAAAAAGTATAAAAGTTTAAAAGAATTACCAAAAGGTGCAACAGTCTATGTGTCTAATAATCCAGCTGAACAAGGACGTTTCTTAAAATTCTTCGTTGATGCAGGTTTAATTAAAATCAAAAAAGGCGTAAAAATTGAAGATGCTAAGTTTAGTGATATTACAGAGAATAAAAAAGATATTAAGTTTAATAATAAACAATCAGCAGAATTCTTACCTAAAATTTATCAAAATGAAGACGCTGATGCTGTTATCATTAATTCGAACTTTGCAATCGAACAAAAACTAAATCCTAAAAAAGATTCTATTGCTGTAGAAAGTGCGAAAGATAATCCTTATGCAAACTTAATTGCTGTTAAAGAAGGACATCAAGATGATAAGAAAATCAAAGCATTAATTGAAGTATTACAATCTAAAGATATTCAAGACTTCATTAATGAAAAATACAATGGTGCAGTTATTCCTGCTAAATAAATCATATTAATGGCTCAGTAACGTGATGTTGCTGGGCTTTTTAATTTAAACAGGTATTTATATGATATTTAGGAATGAGATGCTATTACGGATAAAGTAAAATCCTATATGCATGCGTGCTACTCATTTATTCTTATTTTTAATTTCACATGGCTAGTGACTAATACATCATAAATCATTAGTGATTCTTTATTATTTCAGTCCCACTCCCTCAAGTTAATGATGAATCTATTTCGCTAGTTATAAAATGACGTCAAATCAATATCAAAAATTATTTAAGTAAAATGTTTAGATAATTTTTCAGTGGGTAAGTATTATATATAACATTTAATTATTCCGAGGAGGCATTTATTATGGCAGACGAAAGTAAATTTGAACAAGCAAAAGGTAATGTTAAAGAAACAGTAGGTAATGTTACTGATAATAAAAATTTAGAAAACGAAGGTAAAGAAGATAAAGCTTCTGGTAAAGCGAAAGAATTCGTTGAAAATGCAAAAGAAAAAGCAACTGATTTTATTGATAAAGTAAAAGGTAACAAAGGCGAGTAATTTTACTTTTTATTCCTAATACACTGCACATGCCACTTAGTCGGTATAACCATCGGCTAGGTGGTTTTTGTATTAAAAAAGTGGATACCAAAATTTATTAATAATTATTTTAATGTTAGAAAAAAACTAAATAAAAACTCGCTAATGATATCCAATAATATGTATACAAAACGAGACATATATTGCATATGATTAACGAGATACTGAAAATATTTTATCACCCCTAAAATGATTATTCATTTTCAGCGGTAATTCGACCTAAAGTCAAACTTACAATAAAACCGATGATAAATACTACTAATGAAACGAACCACATCACGATATTAGTTGGTAAACCTGGAAATACTGCAAAGAGGGAGCCAACAACAAAACCAATGATTAATGCAAAAGTCATTAGTTTATGATGTGTTAGGAAATACTGGATAATTTTGCTTGAAATAATGAATCCAGCAAGCACGCCAAATCCGACTGCAAGTAATATAGGAAGACCTGCAAAGTTAAGTTTAACAACTTCAGATATTGCTAGCATGACCGTACCATAGACGCCAAATACTAATAACATAAATGACCCTGAAATACCTGGGAGTAACATAGCACTAGATGCACACATACCTGCAATAAAATATTTAATAATAAGACTAGTTGATAGAGTAAGTGTTTCTCCAGCATGTTTATCACCATTATTCATTAATGTAATAACAATTAAGATAGCGATACCAGCTATAACCATCATGTAATGTTTAGTTGTAAATGACGTTTTATAGTTAGAAATTTTCAATAAATATGGAACGATACCAATGATTAATCCACCAAAGAAAAACATAGTTGGAATATGGTGTTGGCTTAATAAATAATTAAAAAGATTACTTAGTGATCCCATTGCCAGTAACATTCCAATTATAATGGGGATTAAAAATGTAAAACTTGGCCAAAAACGTCGTGAGAATATGCCGCTAATTGAAGCGATAAATTGATTGTAAATACCTAACAATAATGCGATAGTCCCACCGCTAACACCAGGTACCAAGTCACTCGTTCCCATAGCAAAACCTTTTAGAATATTAATCCATTTAAATTGTTGCATGAATAACTCCTTTCAAACGATTGGAATAAAATCATAAATAGCATCATACCATATTACAAATGTCCTAGTGAAATGATAACATATTTTAAATTCATAAAATCCATTGAGAAATTATGTGCACTTATTATCATTTATATTTTTAAAGAGAGCGGATTAGAGTTGTACTTTAGAGTTATTAAAAATAATAAAAAGGGTTTAAGTTGTTTATATTAAGGTATAAGTAAGTTATAATTAACTGAACGCATTATTACAAAGTCTTTTTGACTACAAATTAAAATTATTATAAACTAGTTAAGAAAACTTTATATTTTACGGAGGGAATATAAAATGGCATCAACATTAGAAATCAAAGACCTACATGTGTCTATTGAGGATAAAGAAATCTTAAAAGGTGTTAACTTGACAATTAACACTGATGAAATACATGCGATTATGGGACCAAACGGGACAGGTAAATCAACTTTATCATCTGC
The genomic region above belongs to Staphylococcus aureus and contains:
- a CDS encoding methionine ABC transporter permease codes for the protein MGKSFSEIINEMITMPNIQWPEVWTAIVETLYMTVVSTIFAFILGLILGVLLFLSAKGKSIGARLFYSIVSFIVNLFRAIPFIILILLLIPFTSLILGTISGPTGALPALIIGAAPFYARLVEIAFKEIDKGVIEAAWSMGANTWTVIRKVLLPEAMPALVSGITVTAIALVGSTAVAGVIGAGGLGNLAYLTGFTRNQNDVILVSTVFILIIVFIIQFIGDWLTNKLDKR
- a CDS encoding MetQ/NlpA family ABC transporter substrate-binding protein, which encodes MKKLFGLILVLTFAVVLAACGNGNKSGSDDKKITVGASPAPHAEILEKAKPLLEKKGYELDIKTINDYTTPNKLLDKGEIDANYFQHTPYLNTEKKDKGYKIVSAGDVHLEPMAVYSKKYKSLKELPKGATVYVSNNPAEQGRFLKFFVDAGLIKIKKGVKIEDAKFSDITENKKDIKFNNKQSAEFLPKIYQNEDADAVIINSNFAIEQKLNPKKDSIAVESAKDNPYANLIAVKEGHQDDKKIKALIEVLQSKDIQDFINEKYNGAVIPAK
- a CDS encoding CsbD family protein; this translates as MADESKFEQAKGNVKETVGNVTDNKNLENEGKEDKASGKAKEFVENAKEKATDFIDKVKGNKGE
- a CDS encoding DUF368 domain-containing protein gives rise to the protein MQQFKWINILKGFAMGTSDLVPGVSGGTIALLLGIYNQFIASISGIFSRRFWPSFTFLIPIIIGMLLAMGSLSNLFNYLLSQHHIPTMFFFGGLIIGIVPYLLKISNYKTSFTTKHYMMVIAGIAILIVITLMNNGDKHAGETLTLSTSLIIKYFIAGMCASSAMLLPGISGSFMLLVFGVYGTVMLAISEVVKLNFAGLPILLAVGFGVLAGFIISSKIIQYFLTHHKLMTFALIIGFVVGSLFAVFPGLPTNIVMWFVSLVVFIIGFIVSLTLGRITAENE